From a single Pseudorasbora parva isolate DD20220531a chromosome 15, ASM2467924v1, whole genome shotgun sequence genomic region:
- the thbs1b gene encoding thrombospondin-1: MKLTAIFLLLMLWDCESARVAESRDDNSVYDLFELVQVPRKNHGVTLVKGDDPYSPAYKILNPDLIPPVPESAFRDLIDSIHAERGFLLLVNFKQFKHTRGSLLTVEKNDGSGPIFEIVSNGKANTLDIVFSTENKQQVVSIEEADLAVGHWKNITLFVQEDRVQFYVGCEEVNTAELDASIQSILTQETPSVASLRIGKGAVKDRFMGVLQNVRFVFGTTLDAILRNKGCQNSIMTDIITLDNPINGSRPAIRTDFTGHKTKDLQMICGFSCEDLAGMFKELKGLGVVVQELSKELRKVTDEKTMLMNHMGIHVGVCIHNGIVHKNKEEWTVDDCTECTCQNSATVCRKISCPLIPCANATVPDGECCPRCGTPSDSAEDGWSPWSEWTHCSVSCGRGIQQRGRSCDRINNNCEGTSVQTRDCYLQECDKRFKQDGSWSHWSPWSSCSVTCGAGVITRIRLCNSPTPQMEGKDCQGEGRQTERCENSPCPINGGWGPWSPWDTCSATCGGGVQNRKRLCNNPVPKYGGKDCVGDAKASQRCNKQACPIDGCLSNPCFEGAQCTSFPDGSWKCGKCPTGYTGNGINCKDINECEEVPDACFEFNGVHRCENTVPGYNCLPCPTRYTGPQPFGRGVEDAAAKKQVCTPRNPCLDGSHDCNKNARCNYLGHFSDPMYRCECRPGFAGNGHICGEDTDLDGWPNADLVCVENATYHCKKDNCPNLPNSGQEDYDKDGIGDACDDDDDDDGIPDDRDNCPLIFNPRQYDYDRDDVGDRCDNCPYNSNPDQTDTDNNGEGDACAVDIDGDGILNENDNCPYLYNVDQKDTDLDGVGDQCDNCPLEHNPDQLDSDSDRVGDKCDSNQDIDEDGHQNNLDNCPYIPNANQADHDKDGKGDVCDYDDDNDGIPDDKDNCRLVSNPDQLDSDGDGRGDACKDDFDQDNVLDIYDVCPENFDISVTDFRKFQMVPLDPKGTSQIDPNWVVRHQGKELVQTVNCDPGIAVGFDEFNSVDFSGTFFINTERDDDYAGFVFGYQSSSRFYVVMWKQITQTYWSSTPTKAQGYSGLSIKVVNSTTGPGEHLRNALWHTGDTPGQVRTLWHDPKNVGWKDFTAYRWHLTHRPRTGHIRVVMYEGKKIMADSGRIYDKTYAGGRLGLFVFSQEMVYFSDLKYECRDV, from the exons ATGAAGTTAACTGCAATCTTTTTGCTGCTGATGCTTTGGGACTGCGAGAGCGCGAGAGTCGCAG AAAGTCGAGACGACAACAGTGTTTACGATCTGTTTGAGCTCGTTCAAGTGCCGAGGAAAAACCACGGGGTCACCCTGGTTAAAGGCGACGACCCGTACAGCCCCGCCTACAAGATCCTGAACCCCGACCTGATTCCCCCGGTTCCCGAGAGCGCCTTCAGGGACCTAATCGATTCCATTCATGCCGAAAGAGGATTTCTGCTCCTGGTCAATTTCAAGCAGTTCAAGCACACGAGGGGAAGCCTTCTGACCGTGGAGAAGAATGACGGCTCCGGACCCATTTTCGAAATCGTTTCCAACGGGAAAGCCAACACTCTGGACATTGTATTTTCCACTGAAAACAAGCAACAGGTCGTGTCCATCGAGGAAGCGGATTTGGCGGTGGGACACTGGAAAAACATCACTCTTTTCGTGCAGGAGGATAGGGTTCAGTTCTACGTGGGATGTGAAGAGGTGAATACAGCGGAGCTCGACGCTTCCATCCAGTCGATCCTCACTCAAGAGACCCCGAGTGTGGCGAGCCTGAGGATCGGCAAGGGCGCAGTAAAGGACAGGTTTATG GGGGTGTTACAAAACGTGCGCTTTGTGTTCGGAACCACACTGGATGCGATTCTGAGGAATAAAGGATGCCAAAACT CAATTATGACTGATATCATCACCCTTGACAATCCCATAAATGGATCCAGACCTGCAATCAGAACTGAtttcactggccacaaaacAAAAG ATCTGCAGATGATTTGTGGCTTCTCTTGTGAGGACCTGGCTGGCATGTTCAAGGAACTGAAAGGTCTCGGTGTGGTGGTGCAAGAACTGTCCAAAGAACTTCGCAAAGTG ACGGATGAGAAAACCATGCTCATGAATCACATGGGTATTCATGTTGGTGTCTGTATTCACAATGGAATTGTGCACAAAAACAAGGAGGAATGGACGGTGGATGATTGCACAGAGTGCACTTGCCAG AACTCTGCAACGGTATGCCGCAAGATTTCATGTCCCCTAATCCCGTGTGCAAACGCCACTGTGCCTGATGGGGAATGCTGTCCTCGTTGTGGAACAC CGAGCGACTCCGCTGAGGATGGCTGGTCCCCCTGGTCTGAATGGACCCATTGTTCTGTGTCCTGTGGAAGGGGCATTCAGCAGCGCGGCCGCTCTTGTGACCGCATCAATAACAACTGCGAGGGCACGTCTGTGCAAACGAGAGACTGCTACCTCCAGGAGTGTGACAAGCGCT TTAAGCAAGATGGTAGCTGGAGTCACTGGTCACCCTGGTCCTCCTGTTCGGTCACCTGTGGTGCTGGCGTTATCACTCGCATCCGTCTCTGCAACTCCCCAACACCTCAGATGGAAGGCAAAGATTGCCAGGGTGAAGGTCGGCAAACTGAGAGGTGTGAGAATTCACCATGTCCAA TCAATGGTGGCTGGGGACCATGGTCACCCTGGGACACTTGCTCTGCTACCTGTGGCGGTGGTGTCCAAAATCGTAAGCGCCTTTGCAATAATCCAGTACCAAAGTATGGCGGCAAAGACTGCGTGGGAGATGCAAAGGCCAGCCAGCGTTGCAACAAGCAAGCCTGTCCAATTG ATGGATGTCTTTCAAATCCATGTTTTGAAGGAGCCCAGTGTACAAGCTTCCCGGATGGCTCCTGGAAGTGTGGAAAATGCCCCACAGGGTACACTGGCAATGGAATCAACTGCAAGGATATCAATGAG TGTGAGGAAGTCCCTGATGCCTGCTTTGAATTTAATGGAGTCCACAGGTGTGAGAACACAGTGCCAGGGTACAACTGCCTGCCATGCCCCACTCGCTACACCGGCCCACAGCCGTTTGGTCGCGGAGTGGAGGACGCTGCTGCCAAGAAACAG GTGTGCACGCCTCGTAATCCCTGCCTCGATGGAAGCCACGACTGCAATAAGAACGCTCGCTGCAACTACCTGGGCCATTTCTCAGACCCCATGTACCGCTGTGAGTGCAGGCCTGGCTTTGCTGGAAATGGACACATCTGTGGAGAGGACACTGATCTTGATGGCTGGCCTAATGCTGATCTTGTGTGCGTCGAGAACGCAACCTACCACTGCAAAAAG GACAACTGCCCCAATCTTCCCAACTCTGGGCAAGAGGACTATGACAAGGATGGAATTGGCGATGCTTGTGATGATGACGACGACGACGACGGCATTCCTGACGACAGG GACAACTGCCCACTCATCTTCAACCCAAGACAGTATGACTATGATCGGGACGATGTGGGAGACCGCTGCGATAACTGTCCGTACAACAGTAACCCAGACCAGACCGACACAGACAACAATGGTGAAGGTGACGCCTGTGCTGTGGACATTGATGGAGATG GTATTTTGAATGAGAATGACAACTGCCCATATCTATACAATGTCGACCAGAAAGACACCGATCTTGATGGAGTTGGTGACCAGTGTGACAACTGCCCTCTGGAACACAACCCAGACCAG CTTGACTCTGATTCGGACCGTGTTGGAGACAAATGTGACAGCAACCAGGATATCGATGAGGACGGTCACCAAAACAACCTAGACAACTGCCCGTACATCCCCAATGCGAACCAGGCTGATCATGACAAGGACGGTAAAGGAGATGTATGTGACTacgatgatgataatgatggcATCCCTGATGACAAAGACAACTGCAGATTGGTTTCCAATCCAGATCAACTAGATTCTGATG GCGATGGACGTGGCGATGCCTGTAAAGACGACTTTGACCAGGACAATGTCCTAGATATCTATGACGTGTGTCCTGAGAACTTTGACATTAGTGTAACCGACTTCCGCAAATTCCAAATGGTACCTCTGGATCCCAAGGGCACTTCTCAGATTGACCCCAACTGGGTGGTTCGTCACCAAGGAAAAGAACTGGTTCAGACAGTCAACTGCGACCCTGGCATTGCTGTTG GTTTTGATGAATTCAATTCAGTCGACTTCAGTGGAACGTTCTTCATCAACACAGAGAGGGATGATGATTACGCCGGCTTTGTTTTTGGATACCAATCCAGCTCTCGCTTCTACGTGGTCATGTGGAAACAGATCACACAGACCTACTGGTCCAGCACACCTACCAAGGCACAGGGTTACTCAGGGCTATCAATCAAAGTGGTTAATTCCACCACAGGGCCAGGCGAGCATCTGAGGAACGCCCTTTGGCACACTGGAGACACTCCAGGACAG GTGCGCACACTGTGGCATGACCCGAAGAACGTGGGATGGAAGGACTTCACTGCTTACAGATGGCACCTGACTCATAGACCAAGAACTGGACATATAAG AGTGGTCATGTATGAAGGCAAAAAGATCATGGCAGATTCTGGCAGAATTTATGACAAAACATATGCAGGTGGAAGACTAGGTCTCTTTGTCTTCTCACAAGAGATGGTGTACTTCTCAGACCTCAAATACGAATGCAGAG ATGTGTAA